One genomic window of Ornithorhynchus anatinus isolate Pmale09 chromosome 10, mOrnAna1.pri.v4, whole genome shotgun sequence includes the following:
- the HOPX gene encoding homeodomain-only protein, translating to MATESAGPTADQLEILEHNFNKVNKHPDPSTLCLVAAEAGLTEEETLKWFKKRLAQWRRSEGLPSECGSVTD from the exons ATGGCCACGGAGAGCGCCGGCCCCACGGCTGACCAGCTGGAGATCCTGGAGCACAACTTCAACAAAGTGAACAAGCACCCGGACCCCTCCACGCTCTGCCTCGTCGCTGCCGAGGCGGGGCTGACCGAGGAGGAGACCCTG AAATGGTTCAAGAAGCGCCTTGCCCAGTGGCGGCGGTCTGAGGGGCTTCCTTCTGAGTGTGGCTCGGTGACCGACTGA